From Anopheles funestus chromosome 3RL, idAnoFuneDA-416_04, whole genome shotgun sequence, a single genomic window includes:
- the LOC125771565 gene encoding differentially expressed in FDCP 6-like — MATLLKNVTNSICHAFNALQQNRDGFVSKSKLKVLTANIATLLDLYGVERGLDHFRSTATLNFEHYRYYLAQEVFAGVSNELPLAALRNYETKIDEVCWLVCRMNFPANDQYYTEEAVYKLFRIFCLVADLSTDASEPNRYAVKIHPMEALIIIKHLLNALGLNYDGDGKYDYLRTSDQSLEFGELLEMLRFKNYDKVNDYRESICEAIGDMYQTLIEDVIKKGYLFRRGYVLPTFREYFFVLQPCELSYYKHPADREVCGTIVLDSRFMVKPAGNPSSGKQEKVQRFTLVSGDRTYELGTPDHKTRLQWIAALQLAITYSTGREGFQRDTVNRRKQQREAEQRRRREEEQLRSQHLRRLEETHVQLEREKQARLAAESQARQYEAVAREDSRRVAELEDVKLCLEKMLEDEIQAKRDEEIVRALQARVLAEEWEKREELEQLQAEQKSLLEQERQKRMEFEHRQQENEQKLFEAEGMLRQLEEERKRLDRELKLARQKIQLSEDNKGIVEAKLQAMSPTYRTSAGEFMIRRTQSFVAADRPVLVAGTRSSHRFS, encoded by the exons ATGGCGACATTGCTGAAAAACGTTACCAACAGTATATGCCATGCGTTCAATGCTTTGCAGCAAAATCGTGATGGATTTGTGAGCAAGTCTAAGTTGAAG GTGCTAACGGCAAACATCGCAACACTGCTGGATCTGTACGGTGTGGAGCGTGGACTGGATCACTTCCGTTCGACGGCAACACTGAACTTCGAACACTATCGGTATTATCTGGCACAGGAAGTGTTTGCCGGTGTGTCCAATGAGTTGCCCCTGGCGGCACTGCGCAATTAtgaaaccaaaatcgatgaG GTGTGTTGGTTGGTGTGTAGGATGAATTTCCCGGCGAATGATCAATACTACACGGAGGAAGCGGTTTATAAGCTGTTCCGCATATTCTGTCTCGTGGCCGATCTTTCCACCGATGCATCCGAACCGAACCGGTACGCGGTAAAGATACACCCGATGGAGGCGCTGATCATCATCAAGCATCTGCTAAATGCGCTCGGGCTTAACTACGATGGTGATGGCAAGTATGACTACCTGCGGACGTCCGATCAGTCGCTAGAATTCGGTGAGTTGCTGGAGATGTTACGGTTCAAGAACTACGATAAGGTGAATGATTACCGCGAGTCGATCTGTGAGGCGATCGGTGACATGTACCAAACGCTGATCGAGGACGTCATCAAGAAGGGTTACCTGTTCCGGCGTGGTTACGTGTTGCCTACGTTCCGCGAGTACTTCTTCGTGCTGCAGCCTTGTGAGTTGTCGTACTATAAGCATCCGGCAGATCGGGAAGTTTGCGGTACGATCGTGCTAGACTCCCGGTTTATGGTCAAACCGGCGGGTAATCCAAGCTCAGGCAAGCAGGAAAAAGTGCAACGATTCACACTTGTTTCGGGTGATCGGACGTATGAGTTGGGGACTCCCGACCATAAGACCCGGCTGCAGTGGATTGCAGCTCTCCAGCTAGCCATAACGTACTCTACCGGGCGCGAAGGTTTCCAGCGCGATACGGTCAACAGAAGAAAGCAGCAACGGGAAGCCGAACAGCGGCGACGACGGGAGGAGGAACAGCTACGCAGTCAACATTTGCGCCGGTTAGAGGAAACCCACGTACAGCTGGAGCGAGAAAAACAGGCCCGTTTGGCGGCTGAATCACAGGCACGTCAGTACGAAGCCGTCGCACGGGAAGACTCACGGCGCGTGGCCGAGCTGGAGGACGTAAAGCTGTGTCTGGAGAAGATGCTGGAGGACGAGATACAGGCCAAGCGTGATGAGGAGATTGTGCGTGCGCTACAGGCGCGTGTATTGGCCGAGGAGTGGGAAAAGCGCGAGGAGCTGGAACAGCTGCAGGCTGAGCAGAAGAGTCTGCTGGAACAGGAGCGACAGAAGCGCATGGAGTTCGAGCATCGGCAGCAGGAGAATGAGCAGAAGCTGTTCGAAGCGGAAGGTATGCTGAGACAGCTAGAGGAGGAACGTAAAAGGTTGGACCGCGAACTGAAGCTGGCCCGCCAGAAGATACAACTGTCGGAAGATAACAAAGGCATTGTGGAGGCAAAACTACAG GCCATGTCTCCCACTTATCGGACCAGCGCCGGTGAGTTTATGATCCGCCGTACACAATCGTTCGTAGCAGCCGATCGACCAGTGCTCGTAGCCGGTACCAGATCGTCTCATCGGTTTAGCTAG